The region CCTTATCAATGAAAAGcgataagaaatttaaaatttaagatATAGAATCAATAGTCCAGATCGAAAATTTTTCAAACTAATGTTTCTTCTAGAGATACTAATCGGCACGTGTGTTGCACATGTATTCTATCACGTTtttaatactaatatatatagaaaatcaTAGTTCAAAGATATATATTTAGTGAGGGTAAGAAATTTGAAGTTTTAAGACACATAATCAGAGTCCAGATATGAATGTTTGTCAAATACTAATTTCTCTTTTAGAGATACATATTGAATGTGGGTAGAAAGTTCGACTGTTCGGTCAAATCCATCACACTTGTATTTACACATATGTAGAAAGTTCGACCGTGAAACATTTGACTCTGTCAAACCCGCTATTACATGATTGGATCCTTCACGATGCATCGAGGGTAGATCAAGTGTATATTTCATAGTCTCTCTTATGTGAAATCACGTGTAaattatgtcacataaattggagcGGACAAAGGGAGATGTAACCTTTCAGTACCGGGTTCACCTGAACGCAATACTTTTGGTGTGATGCAAAacttatgtataaaaatttagATAAATTATAGCTAATAGTAGTCATGGACCCATAATTTTAAAGATATAACACGTTCAGTAATAAAAACCTTAAATATTAAACCCACaaaatttaaatcctgaatACGCCTCTAGAAGCGGAGGGAGTATCTTTTAGAAGTAATTTCTTTCTGATGGTGAACATCTGGAAGATGATTACATCATGGGTGGATATAGAGACTCGCTTATGTATGCATGTGAACCTATTAACTTTTATCCATGCTTCATATGAATAGATTACGAAATCTACTAAATACCTTTAAATATTTAACTGTGAACCTAGTTACAATTAAAGTATTAACTTAAACAAAGTACATATATTTGCTTATATGAAAATATCCACTGAAAAACTAAATGAAAATAAACAGAGTAGAAAAGAAAGGCATTTTCAGATAAATATTCTTCTTTTGTTATTTGTTTGCtgccttttttttaattaaatttcgcTCGAATGggcaatttatttatttcaaagcAAAAAAATCCAAAGCAAATAAAGCGTGTCCgacccaaaagaaaaaacaaattagGGAAGTAAAATGAAACGAGggcaacatatttatatatatacgccacacacacactcacacacacacacacacacacacacacacacacacacacacacacagtgGCGATGGAGAGATTTTCCTCGCTTCTTCAAACTTGTAGGAATTTGCTAGTTTCTACTCAAGATCTTCAGTCTAGTTCATTGCATGATGTACCATCCTTGTGGCCCTTGTGGTTTTCAGCTGGAGATGGTATGTACTTGATGGTTCACCTCTTGATTCATCCTTGTTCTTGTCGATTGTTGATGACTCTGTTCTATGCCATATGAAAATCATCTCTTGTAGCTCAAATCTTGATAGATCTGATTTTCTTTTGAGCTGAATAGTCATTTGTGCCTTGGATCGTTCTTGATCTGCTTCCTTGTCTCGATTTTTACTTTTCATGCTTGATTCTTCTGATGTTCTTGTAAGATTATGACCTAGATAtgatattgatgttgatgattCTTGTATTCTCTCTGTATGTGTTTTCAAACTTGTTATTTGTCTTCATATGTAACTGTTTTCAACCCTTATGTGCTCTAATCCTCAAGTATGGTATCTGCGATTTATCACTATTCAGTACACTCCTCTTGTTCAGTCTACAATTCCATTAAATTATGACATCTAACCTCTCTCTCTTATCCAAAGCCTGATTTGCTAGGGCATTTGTCAGTTTATTTCCCTCCCTCAAAATGTATTTGTATTCTACCTGTAGTCTCCTACTAATCTCTCTTATTTCCTCTATCCATACCACAATGTTCCAGGGTGGTTTCTGTCCTTTTGATAAAACCTGCTGAATGAGCTTTGAGTCTGTCTGAATGATAATGCAATTGAGATAATTGCTGCTATAGTATTTCAAAGCTTTCAAAATTGCCATTGTTTATGCTTCTATATTTATTGAGTATCCTAACTCCTATGTTTAAGCATAAATGAAGTCCCTTTCTGAGTTCCTTACACAAAAATCATAGGCACTCCTTCCTGAATTTTCCTTTGAAGCTCCATATGTGTTACAGATTACCCATCCTTGTGGGGGATATTGCGAAATGACCTTAGTGACTTTCAACTTGGGCTTGCAACTTTCCTACAATTTGATCATATCATTCCACGTGTTTGGGATGTTCTTAATTGAAGGATTTTTGAAATGTAAAGGCCTCTGAATTGTTGCAAAAATCTGATAGATGCATTTTCCTATTGATCTGTTCTTCCCATGTTTGATTACATTCCTTCTTTTCCATATCTCCCATACAATTACGGCAGGTATAGCTTGAAAAATTGGTTTAAGCCTATCTGAAACAGGGGTTTGCCACCATTTCAAGAATATCCGCTGTAATTGTAAACCTTGTACATTTATACCTGCAAAAGTAGAAAAATAGGACCAAGTCCTGTTAGCTGTAAAAGATGATGTATTGTCTCCGCAACATCTAGATACCACATTATAATTCATTCTCCTCAACACATCATCCAAAGGTAACTTATACTTCCAACATCTCCCCGTGGAAAAGGAAATTTTGAAAGGTAATCCCTTAATCCACACAGACTTATAAGTTTCCTTCCTCTGTCCCCTCAACCCCAAGTAATCCCCATCTTGTTTGCCATTTATTGCTTCTAATCGAGCTTGAGATAACTCAACATGCCAATAAAATAACAAGTTCATTAATCCAAACATATGAGAGAAAAGACAAAGTGATAATTTTGTGTTTAAGTTATATCCCctaatatgtgtgtgtgtatccaCTAACAGATAAAATATTAATGCAGTCTAACATGGGTTAGTAGATTACTCACGACttgtataacaacaacaacatatccagggatctggggagggtagcaacaacaacatacccagggatctggggagggtagaatgtATACAGACCTTACCTTTACTttggtagagaggttgtttcctgCAGACCCTCGGCATAAGAACCACTCATGACTTCTATCAAGTTATCAATTAAGTAATAATCATTTATCAGAGATATTTACTCATGATTACGCTCTTTAGCTCATATAACTCAAGTTCTAGTTATTGTACTGGAAAATGGATATTATCATAACATTTCATGGGCTTAGCCAGGGGCGGAGGCATCTCAACCCCCGCAAAAAAAATTACAGctattttcaaagttaaaattattttattatgtatatattgtagatgtCAACCCCCGACTTTTCgatttatttagaattttttgAACCCCTAGATGAAAATTTCATGCCCGCCACCGCTTAGCTTATCAAAATAATTACAAATTATCATTAATTAGATGAATAAATAGTAAACAAATTTAAGATTCATTGCTACATTTGCACTTCGGAGTCATAATATTCTTGTGTTTGGATAAGATACATCACGATCAAGAATCTATCTAGactcaaatttcttttttatactGAAGTATCAGTATAATGCGTGGAGGTACCAGCATAAACAAGTATagtataaataaataacaaaatgattaatactaaaaaaaaaaaaagacatttaatAATAGCCTtaatcataaaaatatatatctaaaCTACTTAAAGAAATCAATTAATTAACACTCCACTAAATTGAAATAATAAGAGcgcatccaaaaaaaaaaaaaaaaaaaaagaaaaaataactttttagaGATATATACTGTCTTCTCTACACGtaatacataataataataataataataataataataatatatatatatatatatatatatatatatatatatatatatatatatatatatttttaattgatCGACAATCATATCGAATATTTGTCGATTTAAAGTCTCTTTAGAGATATATATTTAGAGAGGGTAAGaaaattaagttttaaaatacTAATTCGGCAGTCCAGATTGGAAAATTTGTCTTCCACTAACATTTCTTTTAGAGATATATATTGAGTGCGGAGAAATTTAGATTTCAATATATAGAATCAATAGTCCAGACCTCGAAACTTTGCTGGAACTAACTCTCTTGCCTTTTTAATAAATACTAATCTCTCTGACTTATAGCACGTGTATTTTATTCTCTGTCTTAATAACATATATTTCAGAAATAGTTAACGATTAGTTCACATTGGAAACAATAATATGTAAGAAAGCTAGTTGAGTCCAGGTTATTTTAGTAGACCCCTTCACGTGACAttacttttttgtttgtttatttgtttgtttatgATCCCGTAAAAAATGACATGAGTATCATCGCTCAGTAatgaaaaatgcaaaaaaaggTTAATTATAAGCAAGGGGCGGAGCTACTGTACTAGGTGTGGGTTCGGGCGAACCCAATAACTTTTTACCGACATTGCATTTATATTGGAAATTTCTCCGAATGTAGTTAACTATCTAATGCCGAACCCACTAAAGAAAATGGCTCTTGGTTCAGCTGCATGCATCGAagacaccttttttttttttttttttggtaaaacgtttttccttctttctctataattaaaaaaaaacacaaactaACAAGAAAAAGACTAAAGTTCCTAACAAAGAAGCTACACTCCCCTTTGCCATTGTCCAAACTCAAAAGCAAGTTCCCCGCTCCAGCTCACGTTTTTTCTTCAACAAATGAAGGTCTTGttattccttcttcttttctttattattattttttattttttatctctttattttcGAAGTAAGtgttaatttaattttgaattttatattttaaaggtTGAGCTTGACAACTATATTGACTATGTGCGAGAATCTAACAATGCTTTCTTTAACTTAGAAGAATTTGGAGATCTTTCGAAGACAATTGTTAAAATAAATATGCACAAAACTTGAAGACTTATTTATTTGCTTGTGAAGTTAAGTTTGATATTACATGTCGCTATTACAACagtgaaaataaattttcttcCATGAAGGTTATTAAAAATGACTTTCGAAGTAGAATTGGTGATGgttttttgaataattatttgaaAGTATACCTAATGATTCGAAACATGACAAGTCGTTGAGTGCAATTGTAATGATAATGTTTATATCACATATTGTGCTTAAGTGgttggttatatatatatatatatatatatatatatatatatatatattaaaatgcTGTTCTTTAGTTTGGATGTTATTGCATATTAGCTTGAGCCTTGTGGTCGTAGTCCTGTCTTAAAATTACGAACCCATACACTTCAAATTCTGTCTCCGCCTCTTGCAGTGACGCAATCTGAGTTTCATTTTCAACCTCTTCTCGtagacttttaaaaaaaaaaattgggagtaggaaaaggaaaatgaggGAAGGGATTACGAGATATGGAGTCAAACCTCACCAATACGGTGAAAATTCAGAtagtcaaccaactgagctactaagaATCCCCACCTCTTCTCATAGATTGTGACACAACAATAAACAGGGTTCCTCGTTCTAATTTATTTGACACATTTTGTGGTCCTTTTAATTATCCTGATATGAGAAGTTCGGGCGTTCATTGTTTAAATAGTTATTTAATTATTGAAAATTTATGTGATAAAATTACGTTCTTTATTTGTCGCAAAAAGTAATTTTTATATCGCTATTTCGCACTAAACATCATTCCGGtcgatttttttgaatttttcggCATCCAAGttcttatttgaaatttatagcAGCCATGACGGGTTTATTTTCAGTGTTGAGATTAATTAGTCCATGTGGACTGATATAAACATAAAGAAAGCTTATTTTACtacataaattttaattattgagCGTCCATTTGAGCAATGAAATTATGAGTTGGACAGCGAATAAATAAGGTCAATGCACACTAATTTGTAGGATAATTCACAAACATATATAGGATATCATTAACTTGGACATGAAAGATGTCTTTGAGTCACCTTTAGAGACATACTAAGTACTACATGTATTTGCTTCTATATTacgacccaaaaaaaaaaaatcatatgcttatatgaaaatattcattgaaaaactaaatgaaaataaatactgtAGAAGAAAGACATATTAATAGCTAATATGCttcttttgttaattatttgtttgCTGCATTTGAGTTTCTTCGCCatttcttgcttctacttgagcTTGAGAGACCTCATCCTGTCAATAAATAATAAGTTCATTAATCCAAACAATTTAGAAAAGAGATAATGTGATATTTCATCAGATTTAAATTATATGCACTAACTGTTGAAATTTCAGTATAGTTTAACACGTGATAATAGATTACTCACGACTCTATCAGGTTACAATTAAGTTATAATAATTTATCATAGATATTTACTCATAACTACATTGTTTAGTGCAAAGAACTCAAACTCTAATTTATTACTAGAAACCGGATATTGTCGTAATATTTTCATGCGCTTAGCTTATCAAAATAATTAGAAAGTAATAGTAGATGAATAAAGTGTAACAAAAATTAAGATTCATTACTACATTTGCACTTGGAGTAATTAATGTACATCACAATCAAGAATCTATTTAGAGACTCaactttactttttattttactacttatattttgaattttcttagtgaAAATTCTAGCTTTGCCACTGAATTAAGGGTGGATTagaaaataatcataataataataaaaaaaatgacttcttaattttccaaaacgtcaaatattttaaaataagttctGTTTACAAAAATGACTTATATTTGGGATCAGAGAGGAAGTATTATTTTACCTTTGTTCATCATCCTTGCAATTGTACCTATTGCTAGTTTCGCCAACACTTGCCTCTCTATATTTAGGCAAAGGAATTTTACCAGACTCAATGTCTTTGATATCTTCCACTATTTTTTCATAGTGCAATTTCACTTCTTCCTCAGTCTTGCCACAAGCCTTAGCCACATTACTCCACCTATCTGGTGTGTCCTTGTCAAAAATAGCCAATGCATTCTCAAACTTCTTGTTTTGCTCCCAAGtccatgttgaagttgaggccatttttgcaaaaacAAAGAACGCCCTAGCTAAAATTATAAAAGGAGAGAGTGTAGATGATGTTTTGGTACAGAAAAGGTTAACATGAATACTCCAAATATATAGTAATTGAGAGACACAAATAGACAAAAATATGGTGGCCTGAAAAAATGCTTCTTTTCTGCTGCTGCTTTATTGTGCgtttttttcctttccaagtAGTCATAATTAATTACAGCTAATTATCATGAATTTTCTTGTGGGTAAGAGATTTAAgttttaaacacaaaatgatTATTCCGGATAGGAAATTTGTAAAGATATATTTTGAGTGCGGGTAAGCAATCTAAGTTTTATGACTCAGAAATATTAACGGCTCTTTGAGAGATGTATATTTTGTGCGGGtaagaaatttaatttttaagataCAAAATCAGTAGTTCAGCTAGAAAAAATTGTCTGAAATTAACGTCTCTTTTAGAGATATATATCGAGTGCAGGTGAGAAATTTAGGTTTTACGACACTTAATTAGTAATTTAGATCGAAAAAATTGTCAGAAACTAACGTCTCTTTTAGAGAGATATATTTAGTGTTTAAGATAATCAGTAGTCTAGATCGAAAAAAAATATCTGATATTAACGTCTGTTTTAGAGATATATATTGCGTGCAGATAggaaatctaaattttaagactCAGAAATATTAATAGCTCTTTTAGAGATGTATATTTGGTGTGGGtaagaaatttaatttttaagttaCAAAATCAGTAGTTCTGGTGTGGGtaagaaatttaatttttaagttaCAAAATCAGTAGTTCAGATAGAAAAATTTGTCTGATATTAACTTCTCTTTTAGAGATATATATCGAGTGCGGCTAAGAAATTTAAGTTTTAAGACACATAATTAGTAATTTAGATCAAAAATTTGTCAGAAACTAACGTATCTTTTAGAGAGATACATTTAGTGTTTAAGATACAAAAGCAGTAGTCCAGGTCGGAAAATATATCTGATATTAACGTTTGTGTTAGAGATATATATTGAGTGCGGGTAGGAAATCTAAGTTTTAAGACACATAATTAGTAGTTTAGATCAGACAATTTGTCAGAACTAACGTCTCTTTTAGAGAGAGATATCTGGTGTgtgtaaaaaaataagttttcaagAAGCAAAATCAGTAGTCCAGATCGGGAAATTTGTACGATATTAACATCTCTTTTCGAGATACATATGGAGTGACGGTAAGAAACTTTTTAAGACACAGAATAAGTAGTATAGATTCAAAAATTTGTCTAATATTAACATCTCCTTTAAATTCAGAGAATTTCCCggaattaagaagaaaaaaaaaaaaggcaatccAGAGCCAAGTCCTGTTCTCTGAGAACAAAAAAGtttcagaaaagaaaaaggatgggtGCAGAGACTCGGTGGAGTCAGTTATAGCATCCTGCTTCTTGTTACAAAAGAAATTTCATAACAGAAGAAGATGAGGCAAAAAGGAAATGATAGAAGAGCGTCGAGAAGTTCAACACCTTCTTGATCGAGAAAGCTTCGCCCAAAGGGCCTCATAGAAGCGGTCACGGTAGGCTAAAATCATCTCAAAACTGAAATGAAGAATGTAAAGTTCTTGCATTTTTCAATCATAAGGTTAACTTTTCAGTGAaagctagatatatatatatatatatatatagcttgtgtgtaagaaatttaaattttaagacaCATAATTAGTGGTTTAGATCGAAAAATTTATGAGAAACTAACATCTCTTTTAAAGAGATATATTTAATGTTTAAGATACAGAATCAGTAGTCCATATAGAAAAATTTATCTGATAATAACGTCTCTTTTAGAAATATATATAGAGCGCGGTAAGAAATTTAAGTTTTAAAACACATAATTAGTAGTTTAGATCGGAAAATTTGTCAGAAACTAATGTCTCTTTTAGAGAGATATATTTGATGTgtgtaaaaaaattaaattttaagacACGGTATCAATAGTCTATATCGGGGAATTTATACGATATTAATTTCTCTTTTAGAGATAAATATTGAGTGCCGGTAAGAAACTTAAAGTTCAAGACACAGAGTAAGTAGTCTAGAttggaaaatttgcaaaatattAACGTCTCTTTTAAATTCAAAGAAATCCTACAATTAACAAAAAAAGGGCAATCCTGTGCCAATCCCATTTATGAAAAATGAAcaaagttttaaaagaaaagaatatcTATTATAGCATCCTCCTTCTCTTAATTTCATAAGAGAAGAAGGTGGGGCAAAGAAATAATTAATAGAGGAGTGTCGAGAAGTTCAATACCTTCTTGATCGAGAAAGCACCCACCCAAAGGGCCTCATAGAGGTGGTCACCGGCAGGCTAAAGTCATCTCAAAGCtgtaatgaagaaaataaaattcttACATTTTTCAACCATAAGGTTGGCTTTTCAGTAGAAGCTAGTCATATGTATAGAGTGCGAGTAAGAAATTTAAGTTTTAAGACACATTTTTTTAGTTAAATACCACTAAGCAAGCTTTAgtggtttttttttattaataaaattaaaaagtacaGATTAAAACAATACAGGTCCAACAAAACAAAATAGACAAACTAAAGGGGATTTGTGTTTCCTAATCAGATAAACCCTAAATCCTAAAGCAAagaaacaacaaccatactCCAATTGGCAAATTCTTGTCCAAATCTTCCTCTCAAAGTTGTATGAGTCACCGTTGGGATGTGTAAGAACCACCAAAGTTGTTGTGTTCCATCAAGAGAATCGGAGCTGCACGAGGTTGAATTCGAGCTGGTGTTGACTCCGACGACTCTTCATCTTCCTTCACTGCTCGAGCTTTAAATAGTGATCCTGAGCAGCATGATTGTAAGTATTCTCCTTCTTCTCCCCAGATCTTCATCTGTGCTTATATGCTAAGGTAGCTTAGTTGATTCATCTTCAAGAACTTCATCTGAACTTGCATGTTTCGAAGTAGCCTAGAACAATTTCTAAATATCCTGCTGCGATAAATGAATGTCTTCCTTCTCCTTGTGGTTAGTATCATATAGAAGCACCCCAAGCTCTCACCGGGTACTATGAATCTTAACCAACTAGAGTATTTCTCAAGGATTAGAAGAAACTTTTCACTTTAGGTGGAACCTAAGCAAATCCTGAACAAAATTATTCTTATTACTGCTACAAGGGTTACTATCTGTTAAGCTTTGCCAAATATTGATAAATTCCCAATAAGATGAGCAACCTAATACCACACATTGAAAATCTGTCAATATAAAGCAAATGCCTCCCATATAGAACCCTCATCTCAATCTAGATCTCTTCTCAGAATGTTCATATTCCTTAGATTAGGAATTTGAGCCTTTTCTAGGTTTAGGATTCTTCTTCCTGTAGAGGGTAATTCATAAAATGAGTTGAAAGATACTTCACCTACAAAATCAAAGGCAtagttagttaaaaaatctgCCAGTGAGTTCCCCTCCCTACACACATGCTGAATTAGCTCATTGCAAGTGCTCATTTCTTCCTGATATTCTCCATTTCCACAATGATAGACCATGGTGGTTCTCATATACCCTCCACTACTTTCTCCAACAGTTTTAAGACACATTATTAGTAGTTTAGATTAGAAAAATTGTCAGAAAATAACGTCTCTTTGAGAGAGATATATCTAGTGTCggtaagaaatttaaattttaagataCAGAATCAGTAGTCCATAtcagaattttttttagattttaatGTCTCTTTTAGAGATATATATTGAGCGCATGTAAGAAATTTAAGTTGTAAAACACATGATCAGTAGTCCAGATTAAATATTTGTTTGATATTAACGACTcttttagatatatatattcaatgtAGTAAGAAATTTAAGTTTTAAGACACATAATCAGTTGTCCAGAACAAAAGATTTGTCAGAAACTAGCATCTCTTTTGAAGATATATATTCAGTGTGGGT is a window of Lycium ferocissimum isolate CSIRO_LF1 chromosome 12, AGI_CSIRO_Lferr_CH_V1, whole genome shotgun sequence DNA encoding:
- the LOC132040481 gene encoding protein RADIALIS-like 4, whose amino-acid sequence is MASTSTWTWEQNKKFENALAIFDKDTPDRWSNVAKACGKTEEEVKLHYEKIVEDIKDIESGKIPLPKYREASVGETSNRYNCKDDEQRMRSLKLK